The following proteins are encoded in a genomic region of Diadema setosum chromosome 10, eeDiaSeto1, whole genome shotgun sequence:
- the LOC140234394 gene encoding tRNA dimethylallyltransferase-like, giving the protein MMSALRRLPVVVILGATGTGKSKLALELASKFNGEIISADSMQVYKGLDIITNKVKKDELEQCPHHLLGMIHPLQRFTVVDFRNQALPIIDGLLSRGHLPIIVGGTNYYIEALLWKVLLADEGNRSDQLLYESKGEVVNLRLKRRKRCHDRAQCTSDDAGKGPPKATCVHECDPSKRLQPKQCSDEQGDQSDASTMERHHKTLELPSQSPLYEHYHMGHIAASQPTGYTDHPEFSKPTANVNPLESSQMSHVVSGQCSVKADDAGSLGEVDEAESEVTGTECSDGLENLSSMEVVEVMVNHMKNSELHDLLSSVDPQMASKLHQNDRRKILRSLQVYEQHGIPHSEMIDRQKSVEGSSHLGGPVRYPDTCVLWVQCEQGVLDTRLDKRVDEMLSSGLVKELEDFHKDYNERRLSGQFPPEELYTQGIFQSIGFKEFHQYLVLEEEKKKSKEGEHLLQDGVEKLKTATRQYARRQIKWVRNRFLKRGTSSLPVYGLDSTNVAEWEDRVLKPAVGILQSLMEGKEPELAAMPCEEPDVITPTQTFVCDVCDGRHFVGVQQWEGHLKSRRHQKRARKKKLRDLMDREQSNRPTSVTNTEAMPSQSHV; this is encoded by the exons ATGATGTCAGCTTTGCGTCGTCTGCCAGTCGTCGTTATTCTGGGTGCTACAGGGACTGGCAAGTCAAAGCTTGCTTTGGAGTTGGCAAGCAAATTCAATGGAGAAATCATTAGTGCTGATTCAATGCAG GTGTACAAAGGACTTGATATCATTACAAATAAAGTCAAGAAAGATGAACTAGAGCAGTGCCCTCACCATCTGCTTGGAATGATTCACCCACTGCAGCGATTTACTGTCGTAGATTTCAGGAACCAAGCTCTACCAATCATTGATGGATTACTGAGCAGGGGGCATCTGCCTATTATTGTTGGTGGAACAAATTACTACATAGAGGCTCTTTTGTGGAAAGTGCTGCTTGCTGATGAG GGCAATAGATCTGACCAGCTTCTCTATGAATCTAAGGGTGAAGTGGTGAATTTGAGACTGAAGCGTAGGAAACGATGTCATGACAGAGCTCAATGCACTTCCGATGATGCTGGCAAGGGGCCACCTAAGGCAACATGTGTTCACGAGTGTGATCCTTCAAAACGTCTGCAACCAAAACAATGCTCTGATGAGCAAGGTGACCAGTCAGATGCCTCAACCATGGAAAGACATCATAAGACACTTGAACTACCCAGTCAGTCACCACTGTATGAACATTATCACATGGGTCATATAGCAGCCAGCCAACCAACAGGTTATACAGATCATCCAGAATTTAGTAAACCAACAGCAAACGTGAATCCGCTGGAGAGTTCTCAAATGTCCCATGTTGTATCAGGACAGTGCTCAGTGAAAGCTGATGATGCTGGAAGTCTTGGGGAGGTAGATGAAGCTGAAAGTGAAGTGACTGGTACTGAGTGTTCTGATGGTTTAGAGAACCTTTCCAGCATGGAGGTTGTAGAGGTCATGGTGAATCACATGAAAAACAGTGAGCTTCATGATCTCCTTAGCTCTGTGGATCCTCAAATGGCCTCTAAATTACATCAGAATGATAGAAGGAAAATATTAAG GAGTTTACAAGTTTATGAGCAACATGGTATTCCTCACAGTGAGATGATTGACAGGCAGAAGTCTGTAGAGGGCAGCAGTCACCTTGGTGGGCCTGTGAGATATCCAGACACTTGTGTGCTTTGGGTCCAGTGTGAACAAGGAG TCTTGGACACGAGATTGGACAAACGTGTTGATGAGATGCTGTCCAGTGGCTTGGTGAAAGAGTTAGAAGATTTCCACAAAGACTACAATGAAAGGAGACTTTCTGGACAATTTCCTCC GGAAGAGCTGTACACCCAAGGTATTTTCCAGTCCATCGGCTTCAAGGAGTTCCATCAATATCTGGTTctggaggaagagaagaagaaaagtaagGAAGGAGAACATCTCTTGCAGGACGGGGTGGAAAAGTTGAAGACTGCCACGAGACAGTATGCCAGGAGGCAAATCAAGTGGGTCCGAAATCGCTTCTTGAAGA GGGGTACCTCCTCATTGCCTGTGTATGGACTTGATTCAACGAATGTTGCCGAGTGGGAGGACAGAGTTCTCAAACCTGCTGTAGGAATACTCCAGTCTTTAATGGAG GGCAAAGAACCAGAGTTAGCTGCCATGCCATGTGAGGAGCCAGACGTAATCACTCCTACCCAAACCTTTGTCTGTGATGTGTGTGATGGGAGACACTTTGTAGGTGTGCAACAATGGGAAG GTCATCTTAAATCAAGGAGGCACCAAAAACGAGCAAGGAAGAAAAAGCTGAGAGATCTGATGGACAGGGAACAGTCAAACAGACCAACATCAGTGACAAACACAGAAGCAATGCCATCACAGTCTCATGTCTGA